The Sphingobacterium bambusae genome includes a window with the following:
- a CDS encoding helix-turn-helix domain-containing protein, whose protein sequence is MNNTTPTKIKSISEYHRLRGLPQPEHPLISVVNYADMQFTTDENPAGYVFEHYSIALKRGVGKLFYGQQKYDFDEGVMYFMAPNQVLKVYNNPGDRTLRSGWLLLVHPDFLWNTPLAKKIKQYDHFDYSVHEALFLSEKEEAVLNNIVQNIKQEYHGNTDKFSRDIIISQIETLLNYSERFYQRQFITREISNHQLLERLEELLNDYFNKDELITKGLPTVQFVSESLNISASYLSRMLKTLTGSSTQQHIREKLIEKAKEKLSTTKLSVSEIAYELGFEHPQSFSKLFKLKTKQSPLEFRACFN, encoded by the coding sequence ATGAACAATACTACACCTACCAAAATAAAATCAATAAGCGAATACCACCGTTTGCGCGGATTGCCACAGCCGGAACATCCGTTAATCAGCGTGGTAAATTATGCAGATATGCAGTTTACAACGGATGAAAACCCTGCCGGATATGTGTTTGAGCATTATTCGATTGCGCTAAAAAGAGGTGTGGGCAAGTTGTTCTATGGTCAACAAAAATATGATTTTGATGAAGGCGTGATGTATTTTATGGCACCCAATCAGGTGTTGAAAGTATATAACAATCCGGGTGATAGAACTTTACGCTCGGGTTGGTTGTTGTTGGTTCATCCCGATTTTTTATGGAATACGCCATTGGCAAAAAAAATAAAGCAATACGATCATTTTGATTATTCGGTACACGAAGCCCTGTTCCTTTCCGAAAAAGAAGAAGCTGTTTTAAACAACATTGTACAAAATATCAAACAAGAGTATCACGGTAATACCGATAAGTTCAGCAGGGATATTATCATCTCACAAATAGAAACTTTATTAAACTATTCAGAACGTTTTTACCAACGCCAATTTATCACCCGTGAAATCTCCAATCATCAGCTATTAGAGCGTTTGGAAGAGTTATTAAATGATTATTTTAATAAAGATGAATTGATAACAAAAGGATTGCCTACGGTTCAATTTGTTTCTGAAAGTTTGAACATTTCAGCAAGCTATCTGAGTCGAATGTTAAAGACTCTAACAGGTAGTAGTACCCAACAGCACATCCGTGAAAAGCTCATCGAAAAAGCAAAAGAAAAACTCTCCACTACCAAATTATCCGTGAGCGAAATCGCCTACGAATTGGGCTTCGAGCATCCGCAATCATTCAGTAAATTATTTAAATTAAAAACCAAGCAAAGCCCGTTGGAGTTTAGGGCGTGCTTTAATTGA
- a CDS encoding SDR family NAD(P)-dependent oxidoreductase, giving the protein MATILITGGHSGIGIECSKLLASTYHYNLILAGRSPEKMNEFATELRNAYGIKVSVLKMDTSSLSSVRLGVAECCKMLDNGEVDTLQAIICNAGIRLNGKISYTADGYEETIATNYLGHALLVELLIDRVAENGRIVFTASGTHDPDTTDGKMMGIAAEYSVTELANTGKDSKKPVSLGKLYATSKLDIILYAYELDRRLRKSGSSILSIAYDPGATSGTGFLRSMPKPVQWLAGSSFAHWLMKRNGVTMGDIVLSGKFLATVTANPKYANGSGKYFQSNDGNLIEQKSSKLSYDEQRARKLWNDTKTLIHLQPNEEAKIFR; this is encoded by the coding sequence ATGGCAACGATTTTAATCACAGGCGGACATAGCGGTATAGGGATTGAATGTTCTAAACTTCTTGCTTCAACTTATCACTACAACTTAATTTTAGCAGGGCGAAGTCCTGAAAAAATGAATGAATTTGCGACTGAATTGCGAAACGCTTATGGGATAAAAGTAAGCGTTCTTAAAATGGATACATCATCTTTATCTTCTGTAAGATTGGGTGTTGCAGAATGTTGCAAAATGCTTGATAATGGAGAGGTAGACACTTTGCAAGCAATTATTTGTAACGCAGGTATTCGCCTCAACGGAAAAATTTCTTACACCGCAGACGGTTACGAAGAAACAATTGCCACCAACTATTTAGGACACGCTTTATTAGTAGAGTTGCTAATAGACCGAGTTGCAGAAAATGGGCGTATTGTTTTTACTGCAAGTGGCACACACGACCCCGACACTACAGACGGGAAAATGATGGGCATTGCGGCAGAGTATAGTGTTACGGAACTTGCCAACACAGGAAAAGACAGCAAAAAACCTGTTTCTCTTGGCAAATTATATGCTACTTCAAAATTGGATATAATACTTTATGCCTACGAGCTGGACAGACGATTAAGAAAATCGGGCAGTTCAATTTTATCAATAGCGTATGACCCCGGTGCAACTTCGGGAACCGGATTTTTGAGAAGTATGCCAAAACCTGTTCAATGGTTGGCAGGCAGTTCATTTGCGCATTGGTTAATGAAACGTAATGGCGTAACGATGGGTGATATAGTATTGTCGGGCAAGTTTCTTGCAACAGTTACAGCTAACCCAAAATATGCAAATGGTTCGGGCAAATATTTCCAGTCAAATGACGGCAATTTGATTGAGCAAAAATCTTCCAAACTTTCGTATGACGAACAACGAGCAAGAAAATTATGGAACGACACTAAAACGCTTATTCATTTGCAACCGAACGAAGAAGCTAAAATATTTCGTTGA
- a CDS encoding SDR family oxidoreductase yields MKTFERKIALVTGGSRGLGKNMAIAIAQKGIDLVITYNSNKAASNEVVTAIQSIGQKAVAFQLDTSNTKQFDTFIEQVTTYLKSEYGQAKFDFLINNAGTALYAPVGDVTEEQMDAIYNIHYKGVFFLTQKALPFLHDGGAIINVSSGLTRITMPGASVYASLKTAVETQTRYLAKELGGRKIRANVVAPGAIETDFGGGRTRDNKEINATIAGFTALGRVGLPDDIGGVIAFLCTDDAYWINGQRIEVSGGQAL; encoded by the coding sequence ATGAAAACATTTGAACGTAAAATAGCATTGGTAACAGGCGGAAGCCGAGGCTTAGGCAAAAATATGGCCATTGCCATTGCCCAAAAAGGAATTGACCTTGTAATTACCTACAACAGCAACAAAGCAGCTTCCAATGAGGTAGTTACTGCCATTCAATCCATAGGGCAAAAAGCCGTGGCATTCCAATTGGATACAAGCAACACCAAACAGTTTGACACATTTATTGAACAGGTAACCACGTATTTGAAATCGGAATACGGGCAAGCCAAGTTTGATTTTTTAATCAACAATGCAGGTACGGCATTGTATGCACCTGTGGGCGATGTAACCGAAGAACAGATGGATGCCATTTACAACATTCACTACAAAGGCGTTTTCTTTCTTACACAAAAGGCCTTGCCTTTCTTACATGATGGCGGAGCTATCATCAATGTATCGTCTGGCCTTACAAGAATAACCATGCCGGGGGCTTCTGTATATGCTTCATTAAAAACTGCTGTCGAAACCCAAACAAGGTATTTGGCAAAAGAATTAGGTGGCAGAAAAATTCGTGCAAATGTGGTAGCACCGGGAGCTATTGAAACAGATTTTGGAGGAGGACGCACAAGGGACAACAAAGAAATAAACGCTACCATTGCAGGCTTTACGGCATTGGGACGAGTAGGCTTACCCGATGATATTGGCGGTGTGATTGCCTTTTTATGTACCGATGATGCGTATTGGATTAACGGGCAACGCATAGAAGTTTCCGGAGGACAAGCCCTTTAA
- a CDS encoding TlpA family protein disulfide reductase — translation MKNKQKIRIAFSVMLSLMGSLTQAQMLDIPLPIKDLSGIKVYTSAGMHGGDLHVGEQLPVFNLETPDGRVFTNDNTKGKFLLLDFWATWCAPCRMLTAEIDSSLRKFQDREDFQMLGVLFREDVVNKRTDPIAYWKEHEYGFPMTKNNDVFGMALNASNPTVLLIDDNGYIRGRWDSWTSKTAAEIAAFTEIALESKMVSRKDIELATEKGDLFKALLLTDKYQYELKKAENQLIKDKINLFVNMKSDEEIKKTLKIATLLSTDLYALAETFGTADSANLTTPNALYTALLSKYNLKNNDVFLYSTVAKIMLEMGHKHLAIQALEDGLSLLNTQEKKDEMMEKMFNNQLEQYRK, via the coding sequence ATGAAAAATAAGCAGAAGATAAGAATAGCCTTTAGTGTGATGCTATCACTGATGGGATCGCTTACGCAAGCACAAATGTTAGACATTCCACTGCCTATCAAAGATTTAAGTGGGATAAAGGTCTATACGTCTGCAGGTATGCATGGAGGTGATCTACATGTTGGTGAACAATTGCCCGTGTTTAATCTTGAAACTCCTGATGGTCGGGTTTTTACTAATGACAATACGAAAGGTAAGTTTTTATTGTTGGATTTTTGGGCAACTTGGTGCGCGCCCTGTCGTATGCTTACGGCAGAAATCGATAGCTCATTGCGTAAGTTTCAGGATAGAGAAGACTTTCAGATGTTAGGGGTCCTTTTCCGCGAAGATGTGGTCAATAAAAGAACTGATCCCATTGCTTACTGGAAAGAACATGAGTATGGATTCCCAATGACTAAGAACAATGATGTTTTTGGAATGGCATTGAACGCTTCTAATCCTACTGTCCTTTTGATTGATGATAATGGATACATACGCGGACGTTGGGATTCTTGGACATCTAAAACTGCGGCGGAAATCGCAGCATTCACAGAGATCGCTTTGGAAAGTAAGATGGTTTCCAGAAAAGATATTGAGCTAGCAACAGAAAAAGGTGATCTATTTAAAGCCCTTTTGTTAACGGATAAATATCAATATGAATTAAAGAAAGCCGAAAATCAATTGATCAAGGATAAGATAAATCTATTTGTCAACATGAAAAGCGATGAAGAGATCAAAAAGACACTTAAAATAGCGACTTTATTGTCGACAGATTTGTACGCACTTGCCGAAACATTTGGCACGGCAGATTCTGCAAATCTTACTACTCCAAATGCTTTGTATACAGCTTTGTTAAGCAAATACAATTTAAAAAACAACGATGTTTTTCTTTACAGTACAGTAGCAAAAATAATGCTTGAAATGGGGCATAAGCATTTGGCTATTCAAGCTCTGGAAGATGGCTTGTCATTACTTAATACGCAAGAAAAGAAAGACGAAATGATGGAGAAGATGTTTAATAATCAACTAGAACAATACCGAAAATAG
- a CDS encoding NmrA family NAD(P)-binding protein: MKIVLTGSLGHISQPLAIDLIAKGHSVTVISSKTEREKEIAALGAKAAVGSIDDAGFLTKTFKGADIVYTMIALNTHSGAYFDKNFDLEAGHKRIAEIYAQAIQDAGVTKVIHLSTIGAHMPTGVGMLNPHFHVEATLNKLPQTIHIKFMRPVGFYYNMFGYIPAIKNTSSIVQNYGGNENEPWVSHLDIAATIVEEMEKPFEGRAVRYIASDEAAPNEVATTLGNAIGIPDLKITVIADEEFKANLIKIGMTPQVAKGLTEMNASRVNGVLYQDYYKHKPILGKVKLADFAKEFAAVYHHNNSN, translated from the coding sequence ATGAAAATAGTACTTACAGGCTCATTGGGGCATATTAGCCAACCACTTGCCATAGATTTGATCGCAAAAGGACATTCGGTAACCGTTATCAGTAGCAAGACAGAAAGGGAAAAAGAGATTGCCGCTTTAGGTGCAAAAGCGGCTGTTGGCAGCATTGATGACGCAGGTTTTCTTACGAAAACTTTTAAAGGAGCAGATATCGTTTATACTATGATCGCTCTGAACACTCATTCAGGAGCTTATTTTGATAAAAATTTTGATTTGGAAGCAGGGCATAAAAGAATAGCCGAAATTTATGCCCAAGCTATACAGGATGCAGGCGTAACAAAAGTAATTCACCTAAGTACCATTGGTGCCCATATGCCGACAGGTGTAGGGATGCTAAACCCGCATTTTCATGTGGAAGCCACGTTGAATAAACTGCCCCAAACCATTCACATAAAATTTATGCGACCTGTCGGGTTTTACTACAATATGTTTGGCTATATCCCCGCTATTAAAAACACCAGTTCCATAGTTCAAAATTATGGTGGAAACGAAAATGAACCTTGGGTTTCCCACTTGGATATTGCTGCAACTATTGTTGAAGAAATGGAAAAGCCTTTTGAAGGGCGTGCCGTCCGATATATTGCAAGTGATGAAGCTGCCCCAAATGAAGTCGCTACAACTTTAGGAAATGCAATTGGTATTCCCGATTTAAAAATCACGGTTATTGCGGATGAAGAATTTAAAGCTAACCTTATAAAAATAGGAATGACCCCTCAAGTAGCCAAAGGCTTAACCGAAATGAATGCAAGCCGTGTTAATGGCGTATTATACCAAGATTACTACAAACACAAACCAATACTCGGCAAAGTAAAACTAGCAGATTTTGCCAAGGAATTTGCAGCAGTATATCATCACAACAATTCAAACTAA
- a CDS encoding FG-GAP repeat domain-containing protein, which translates to MASAQNEPRTYGIPVIPKPVNTAIAGAPVLGQPTLVNGTLQDIRTEKHGLAYPTLYDWNGDGKLDLIVGEFETGETGSNIKVYLNIGTKKKPKFTGEYFYAKDTNGNTISNHQWCCMGIHPRVVDINGDGYLDILSGQYNPGKVSLWAGSMDGFQKRVFVEQAGYEDGQMNENYDASDPRSNDYWNYTSVSFADFNGDGLSDMFVGGFGELRVALNEGTKEHPKFGLRKNILGIDGFPISVIKPTKEQIDKAFAEYKAPHYAGVYKSFITPVDWDGDGILDLLVTHLYGNKKAKDPVVFFRGVQTDKGLRFEDAKALFTLPDAYKTFPGCQPNISVVDYNNDGVNDLLIGISIPTVNGFEVDSLTTWGYLNDFGIEAPGKDAGLAIAWSGGLDSLKLKVASNPLLKDYYMGKLTDQKYLTLRHRGFIYVMLGERNKSTAIPIRGVIAHEEIMPPQRELKQKGGHEQVSYEVTTPTYIHSLDTFDVRVMVTFERDWYGYASTDANLKAGWIPTVINLQLPKEFEKVGPLQTPASHRKGPSDVYTGQVSFVQRVRAIDTNVKAGEYNFAVDIEYQSCNSMQCLPPQQAHIDLSINYLK; encoded by the coding sequence ATGGCCTCAGCTCAAAACGAACCTCGGACATACGGAATCCCAGTGATTCCAAAGCCTGTCAACACCGCTATCGCGGGAGCTCCGGTACTTGGTCAGCCAACTTTGGTAAACGGAACCTTACAAGATATTCGTACCGAGAAACATGGTCTAGCATACCCGACGCTTTATGATTGGAATGGTGATGGAAAGCTCGATTTGATCGTAGGCGAGTTTGAGACTGGCGAGACTGGATCTAATATTAAAGTGTACCTAAATATTGGTACTAAGAAGAAGCCCAAGTTCACAGGTGAATATTTCTATGCAAAAGATACCAACGGGAATACGATTAGCAACCACCAATGGTGCTGTATGGGAATACATCCCCGTGTTGTCGATATCAATGGAGATGGATATTTGGATATCTTAAGTGGTCAGTACAATCCTGGAAAGGTATCGCTTTGGGCAGGATCTATGGATGGATTCCAAAAGCGGGTATTTGTGGAGCAAGCGGGGTACGAGGATGGGCAAATGAACGAAAATTATGACGCATCCGATCCACGTAGCAACGACTACTGGAACTATACCTCCGTTAGTTTCGCAGATTTCAATGGTGATGGTCTATCAGATATGTTTGTCGGTGGATTTGGCGAATTGCGTGTTGCACTGAACGAAGGGACGAAAGAGCATCCTAAGTTTGGTCTTCGTAAAAATATTTTAGGTATCGACGGCTTTCCTATATCTGTAATCAAGCCTACGAAAGAGCAAATTGATAAAGCTTTTGCCGAATATAAAGCTCCACACTACGCTGGAGTATACAAAAGTTTTATTACGCCAGTAGATTGGGATGGTGACGGAATTTTGGACTTATTGGTCACGCATCTTTATGGAAACAAAAAGGCCAAAGATCCAGTGGTGTTCTTTCGTGGGGTACAAACCGACAAAGGTCTGCGTTTTGAAGATGCGAAAGCCTTATTTACACTCCCGGACGCTTACAAAACATTTCCTGGTTGCCAACCTAATATATCAGTGGTGGATTACAACAACGATGGTGTTAATGATCTATTAATAGGCATATCTATTCCTACTGTTAATGGTTTTGAGGTAGATTCCTTGACCACATGGGGGTATTTAAACGATTTTGGTATAGAGGCACCCGGCAAAGACGCAGGTTTGGCCATTGCTTGGTCAGGTGGGTTAGACAGTTTAAAGTTGAAAGTTGCTTCCAATCCTTTATTGAAAGATTATTATATGGGCAAGCTGACAGACCAAAAATATTTAACACTTCGTCACCGAGGCTTTATCTATGTGATGCTTGGTGAGCGAAATAAGTCAACTGCAATACCCATTCGTGGAGTTATTGCGCACGAGGAGATTATGCCTCCTCAGAGGGAATTGAAGCAAAAAGGAGGTCACGAACAAGTGTCGTATGAGGTAACAACTCCCACCTATATTCATTCCTTGGATACATTTGATGTCCGTGTTATGGTGACGTTCGAAAGGGATTGGTACGGATATGCAAGTACGGATGCCAATTTAAAAGCTGGATGGATTCCTACAGTTATCAATTTACAGTTACCCAAAGAGTTTGAAAAGGTAGGTCCATTACAAACTCCAGCATCACACCGTAAAGGACCAAGCGACGTATATACTGGGCAAGTGTCTTTCGTGCAGCGCGTCCGTGCTATTGATACTAATGTAAAGGCAGGAGAATACAACTTTGCTGTTGATATTGAGTATCAGAGCTGTAATAGTATGCAGTGCTTGCCTCCACAACAAGCACACATCGATCTTTCAATCAATTACCTAAAGTAA
- a CDS encoding TetR/AcrR family transcriptional regulator, with protein sequence MPRQKEFDYDEKLISVRNLFWEKGYNATSMNDLVDTLKINRSSLYLTYGSRHDLFIKSLTSYNKLIEDEYKNAETSNENSLEAIKNMVIAVVDVILKDDKTCLVVNSSFELACTDDEVKKMISNQIGGSI encoded by the coding sequence ATGCCAAGGCAAAAAGAATTTGATTACGATGAGAAGTTGATTTCAGTACGAAACCTTTTTTGGGAAAAGGGCTACAATGCTACGTCTATGAACGATTTGGTAGATACGCTTAAAATCAACAGAAGTAGTCTGTATTTAACGTATGGCAGCAGGCACGACCTTTTTATCAAATCCTTGACCAGCTACAACAAGCTAATAGAAGACGAGTACAAAAATGCAGAAACCAGCAATGAGAATTCACTAGAAGCAATAAAAAATATGGTGATTGCGGTTGTAGATGTTATATTAAAGGATGATAAAACCTGTTTGGTTGTCAACTCTTCGTTTGAGCTTGCCTGTACTGACGATGAAGTGAAAAAAATGATCAGCAATCAAATTGGAGGAAGCATTTAA
- a CDS encoding TlpA disulfide reductase family protein: protein MILNNIVAYFIFLFPTLVLAQEQFTLEGKVTGLTSSKIYLTYTDDYGKYSLDSAALTSEGIFSFSSKVPHPVKATLYSKTDRWRSDFILEQGKTTLNGDKYGTVKINGGANQEAFEILQIKEKKDALYFKDLNQKFAIAQKQKDTAETLLIQQQWNSKLAENISANKDFVRNHGELYIVLEPLNALLTKNAVAYKEGLSLFNNLSPQIKSSKMGEQITDLLAKKKLTAIGEIFTDFEQPDRSGRKVKLSSVLGEKYTLVHFWMAGSPSGRKENIAILPIYEKYRSKGFSVVAVSFDEDRDEWLKAINIDKASWVQLSDLKGWNRNFVSNLYDINTLPQNFLLDSKGYIVAKNLFGDELSICIHDLMK from the coding sequence ATGATTTTAAACAATATAGTTGCTTACTTCATATTTTTGTTCCCGACATTGGTTCTCGCACAGGAACAATTTACGTTGGAAGGAAAAGTCACTGGCTTGACATCTTCCAAGATTTATCTAACATATACCGACGATTACGGCAAATATAGTTTGGATTCCGCAGCGCTTACGAGTGAGGGCATTTTTTCTTTCAGCTCCAAGGTGCCGCATCCAGTCAAAGCTACGCTGTACAGCAAAACAGATCGGTGGCGGTCAGATTTTATACTTGAACAGGGGAAGACTACTCTTAACGGAGATAAATATGGAACCGTAAAAATTAATGGCGGCGCCAATCAGGAAGCATTTGAAATTTTACAAATAAAAGAGAAAAAAGATGCTCTTTATTTTAAAGATCTAAATCAAAAATTCGCTATTGCTCAAAAACAGAAGGATACAGCCGAGACGCTGCTGATCCAGCAGCAATGGAATTCCAAGTTAGCTGAAAATATATCTGCAAATAAAGATTTCGTACGAAATCATGGCGAGCTTTATATAGTTTTGGAGCCCTTAAATGCTCTTTTAACAAAAAATGCTGTTGCTTATAAAGAAGGGCTCTCTTTGTTTAATAATTTAAGTCCTCAGATCAAATCTTCTAAAATGGGTGAGCAAATTACAGATCTATTGGCAAAGAAAAAATTAACCGCTATCGGTGAAATCTTTACGGATTTCGAGCAACCAGATAGAAGTGGGAGAAAGGTCAAACTTTCATCCGTCTTGGGGGAAAAATATACATTAGTACATTTTTGGATGGCTGGAAGTCCCTCTGGTCGCAAAGAAAATATCGCTATTTTACCGATTTATGAAAAGTACAGATCTAAAGGCTTTTCTGTTGTAGCTGTTTCCTTTGACGAAGATCGCGATGAATGGCTCAAAGCTATTAATATTGATAAAGCGTCGTGGGTACAGCTATCTGATTTGAAAGGGTGGAATAGGAATTTTGTTTCTAACTTGTATGATATCAATACTTTACCGCAAAATTTTTTATTGGATAGTAAGGGTTACATTGTAGCTAAGAATCTTTTCGGTGATGAGTTATCAATTTGTATTCACGATTTGATGAAATAA
- a CDS encoding M16 family metallopeptidase, protein MHKLMNKISYSGPFTGWSYMLMAMVALISLYAHSAAAQEIGLDPHVKYGKLANGFTYYIRHNDEPKQRAQLYLINKVGSVLETETQRGLAHFLEHMAFNGTTHFPKNELINYLQKSGVRFGSDLNAYTSFDETVYQLPIPTDDKNLFDNGLQIMRDWAQGLLLTPEELLKERGVILEEKRLRQGAEQRVSEKTLPILLNGSIYAQRLPIGTEDVLNNFRREDIVSFYQEWYRPDLQALIVVGDIDASQIEQQVKTLFADLKMPKNPKPRKDFRIQLKGRNQFITITDPEIPKISFVLHFKHEGIVPNSLQSFKTSIVRSLASQLITTRIAEYGQNPNIPMIGLDASYGSLVSNIAALSLTVSPKEGKLREAVEAGWTEIARIAKFGFTQAELDRAKVNFRSSMDRILAEKEKRSSAQFVAEYQRNFTTGELAPGIDAEYKWVIESLDTMSLRTVNHETKKLITDTDRDIIITGPEKESVTMPNETTVLQWLANGDKTAGEPYVDKIIADKLLANIPNMGQISSKLEIKGLGITELTLSNGVKVVLKPTDFQNDAIQFRSFSTGGTSLYPDAEFESARSAVGILGASGLGQFDPIELSNVLTGKQVQVSPYINDYFEGINGESSIKDLETALQLVYLYFNKPRADSEIFKKILANAEYSIKNRYDNPENVFRDTITAVMGSYNYRRVPTTIARLKEIDLTKALAIYKDRFADAGDFTFVFTGSFKVEEITPLLARYLGNLPNIQRQENYRNLGITSPRGLISKTVRKGKEDKASVVLVFDGDYVSNPTEDLNMRALEQILSYRLMERLREKESGVYTPSVAISTVRIPKVRYSIVVNFGCSTDAVDRLIEAAMDEIQNLQLNGVSADDLQKFKTEEKRQNEVKVRDNGFWLGYLTEIYRNQEDPTKILNEDNVLDQLNATDIQKAAKDYINAKSFKRFVHIPEAK, encoded by the coding sequence ATGCATAAATTAATGAATAAAATAAGCTACAGTGGACCTTTTACAGGTTGGTCCTACATGCTAATGGCGATGGTAGCACTAATCTCCCTATATGCGCATTCCGCTGCAGCCCAAGAGATAGGATTAGATCCTCATGTCAAGTACGGTAAGCTAGCTAATGGTTTTACATATTATATTAGGCATAACGATGAGCCTAAACAAAGGGCGCAATTGTACCTAATCAACAAAGTCGGTTCCGTATTAGAAACCGAAACGCAACGCGGTTTAGCTCACTTTTTAGAGCATATGGCTTTTAATGGTACAACTCACTTTCCAAAGAATGAGCTGATTAACTATCTGCAAAAGTCTGGCGTTAGATTTGGGTCAGACCTTAACGCCTATACTTCTTTTGATGAGACAGTGTATCAGTTGCCCATTCCGACGGATGACAAGAACTTATTCGATAATGGCCTTCAAATTATGCGCGATTGGGCTCAAGGGCTGTTGTTAACACCTGAGGAACTACTCAAGGAACGGGGGGTGATTTTGGAAGAGAAACGATTGCGTCAAGGAGCTGAACAACGCGTGTCCGAGAAAACATTACCCATACTATTAAACGGCAGTATCTATGCTCAACGTCTGCCTATCGGTACAGAAGATGTGTTAAATAACTTTAGAAGAGAAGATATTGTATCCTTTTACCAAGAGTGGTATCGTCCAGATTTGCAAGCATTGATCGTTGTAGGTGATATTGATGCCTCCCAGATCGAACAACAAGTGAAGACTCTTTTTGCTGATCTGAAAATGCCTAAAAATCCTAAACCAAGAAAAGATTTCCGGATACAGTTAAAGGGAAGAAACCAGTTTATTACGATAACTGATCCGGAAATACCAAAGATCAGTTTCGTCTTGCATTTCAAACATGAGGGGATCGTTCCCAATAGTCTGCAATCATTTAAAACAAGCATTGTTCGTAGCCTTGCAAGTCAATTAATAACCACACGTATTGCTGAATATGGACAAAATCCAAATATTCCGATGATAGGTTTAGATGCAAGTTATGGAAGTTTAGTTTCCAATATAGCGGCACTATCACTTACGGTATCTCCTAAAGAAGGAAAACTTCGCGAGGCTGTAGAAGCGGGATGGACAGAAATAGCTCGAATAGCCAAATTTGGATTTACGCAGGCAGAATTAGATCGTGCAAAAGTAAATTTCCGCTCGTCAATGGATCGCATTTTGGCCGAAAAAGAAAAGCGTAGTTCAGCACAATTTGTCGCTGAATATCAACGAAATTTTACGACAGGCGAATTGGCTCCTGGCATAGACGCCGAATATAAGTGGGTGATCGAAAGCTTGGACACTATGTCACTTCGGACAGTTAATCACGAGACGAAAAAATTGATTACGGATACAGATCGTGATATCATTATTACCGGTCCGGAAAAAGAAAGTGTGACCATGCCTAATGAAACTACTGTTCTGCAGTGGCTAGCAAATGGGGATAAGACAGCTGGCGAACCTTATGTCGATAAAATTATTGCTGATAAACTTTTAGCCAATATCCCAAATATGGGGCAAATTTCTTCTAAGTTGGAAATAAAGGGTTTAGGTATTACTGAATTAACATTATCCAACGGTGTAAAGGTAGTATTAAAGCCTACTGATTTTCAAAATGATGCTATTCAATTTAGATCTTTCAGCACTGGTGGGACATCTTTGTATCCTGATGCTGAGTTTGAGTCTGCCCGAAGCGCTGTAGGTATATTAGGAGCTTCCGGATTAGGACAATTTGACCCGATAGAGTTGTCAAACGTTTTGACGGGTAAGCAGGTTCAAGTCAGCCCTTACATCAATGATTATTTTGAAGGTATTAATGGTGAGTCTAGTATTAAAGATTTGGAGACTGCGTTGCAATTAGTTTACTTGTATTTTAATAAACCAAGAGCGGATAGTGAAATTTTCAAGAAAATATTAGCGAACGCAGAGTATAGCATAAAAAATCGATACGATAATCCAGAAAACGTATTCAGAGATACAATAACAGCAGTCATGGGGAGTTACAATTACCGTAGAGTACCAACAACGATTGCACGATTGAAGGAAATTGATCTAACTAAAGCCCTAGCGATTTATAAGGATCGTTTTGCTGATGCTGGTGATTTTACATTTGTGTTTACGGGTAGTTTTAAAGTTGAAGAAATTACCCCCCTGTTAGCGCGATACTTAGGAAATCTTCCTAACATACAGCGTCAGGAAAATTACAGAAATCTAGGTATTACATCTCCAAGGGGCTTGATTAGTAAAACTGTACGTAAAGGAAAAGAAGATAAAGCCTCTGTTGTATTGGTTTTTGATGGTGATTATGTCTCAAATCCAACTGAAGATTTAAATATGCGTGCCTTAGAACAGATTTTAAGCTATCGTTTGATGGAGCGTTTACGTGAGAAAGAAAGCGGTGTTTACACACCGAGCGTCGCAATATCAACTGTGCGCATTCCAAAAGTCCGCTACAGTATAGTTGTTAATTTCGGATGTTCTACTGATGCGGTGGACCGATTGATTGAAGCCGCAATGGATGAGATTCAAAATTTGCAACTAAATGGTGTGTCTGCCGACGATTTGCAAAAATTTAAAACTGAAGAGAAAAGACAAAATGAGGTTAAAGTCCGTGATAATGGGTTCTGGCTAGGTTATTTAACGGAGATTTATCGTAATCAAGAGGATCCGACTAAAATTCTAAACGAAGATAATGTATTGGATCAGTTGAACGCAACTGACATACAAAAAGCTGCTAAAGATTATATTAATGCAAAATCATTTAAGCGCTTTGTACACATTCCTGAAGCTAAGTAG